GGAAGGTGGGGGTGCTCAGCAAGACCAAGCACAACGAGGTGGCCCCCTCCCAGCATGAGATGGCGCCCATCTATTCCGACGCCAACACGGCCTGCGACCACAACCAGCTGGCCATGGACCTGATGAAAGAGGTGGCTGACCGCCACGACCTGGTGTGTCTGCTCCATGAAAAGCCCTTTGCCGGCGTCAACGGTTCCGGCAAGCACGACAACTGGTCCCTGGCCACCGACACGGGCAAGAACCTATTCAAGCCCGGCAAGACGCCCAGCCAGAACGCCCAGTTCCTGCTGTTTTTGGCCGCCTTCATCAAGGGCGTGGATGAGTATCAGAAGCTGCTGCGCTGTACGGTGGCCTTTGCCGGAAACGACCACCGCCTGGGCGCCCAGGAGGCGCCGCCCGCCGTCATCTCCATCTTCTTGGGCGACGAATTGGGCGCCGTGGTGGACGCCATCATTTCCGGCCGGGAGTATACCGACGCCGGAAAGAAGACGCTGGAAATCGGCGTGGATGTGCTGCCGTCCATCCCCATGGACAACACCGACCGCAACCGCACTTCCCCCCTGGCCTTCACCGGCAACAAGTTTGAGTTCCGCATGTTGGGTTCCACCCAGTCCATCGCCGGGCCGAACATTGCCCTGAACACGATTATGGCCGAGGAGCTGAGCCAGTTTGCCGACCGTCTGGAATCCTCCGACGACTTTCAGGGCGACCTTCAGAAGCTGATCCGCGAGACGCTGACCGACCACCGCAGGATCATCTTCAACGGCAACGGCTATGAGGACGCCTGGATTGAGGAGGCGGAGCGCCGGGGCCTTGCCAATCTGAAGACCACCGCCGAGGCGCTGCCTCACTATACCGATCCCGAAAATGTGGCGCTGTTTACAAGACACGGCGTGTTTACCGCCCAGGAGATGGCCGCCCGCCAGGAAATCCATATGGAGAACTACTGCACCGTGCTCTCCATCGAGGCCACCACCATGGTCGACATGCTGCGCCATGAGATTCTGCCCTCTGTGTCCGACTATGGCGCCGTGCTGTGCAACCGGCTCCACACGCTGAAGGAAGCGGGACTCCCCTGCCGCTATGAGCAGTCCATTGCCGTGCGGGTGACGGAGAAGACCGACGCCCTGGCCGACATCACCGAGGAGCTGGAGGCGGCCCTGGCCCAGGCGCCCTCCGGCAGCACGGAAGAGCAGATGCACTATTACCACGATGTGATCTTTGGGTTGATGGGCAGGGCCCGGGCGCTGGCCGATGAGATGGAGCAGATCACCGACCGGGACTACTGGCCCTTCCCGACCTACAGCACCCTTTTGTTTTCCGTCTGATGAAAAAAGGAGCCGGAGCGGCTGCTATAAAAGCACTGAACCGCCTGGCGGCTGTTCTTCCATATAAGAGGGGCCCGGAGCGCATCGCGCTCCGGGCCCCTCTTAAAATATAGCATAACGTACTCAGTAGCTCAGCAGAATGGAGCGGACGATCTCCACAAACCGGGGCCGGTCCACGCCCAACACCACAAAGGCGTTGTGCTGGGCAGACCGCTTGCTGCTCCAAAGGTCGGTGATGGTCTTCCCCATGGCGGCAGAGTCCCCGGTCTCCACATAGACCCCGGCCTCCTTGCCGGAGAAAAGCTTGGGGTGGGTGAGGTACAGCACGGGGCACACATCGTGGAGGCAGAGCCCCGGCTTGCTGACCCGCTCGTTGAAGGCCATGGCCAGCCGGGTGCTCTGCTGGAAGAAACGGCACACCGGCGTTCCAGCCCGGCCTAACTCCTCCACCTCCTCAGGGGAGAGGTAGGCCTCCAGCGTCACATCCAGGCCGCACATCACGATGGGAATGCCGGACTGGAAGACCGTCTGGGCCGCGTGGGGGTCCACAAAGATGTTGAATTCCGCGCAGGGGGTGACGTTGCCGCCCTGGGCCGCGCCGCCCATAATGGCGATCCGCTCCACCAGATCCTTCAGGTCCGGGTGCCGCTTCAGCGCAATGGCCAGGTTGGTCAGAGGCCCGATGGCGATCACCTGCAGACGTCCGCCTTCCGCCCGGGCCGCGTCATAAAGGGCGTCCCAGGCCGGAAGCGTCTCCTCCGGCAGCGGTGAGGGGGGCAGCTCCACGCCGCCCAACCCGTTTTCCCCGTGGACATAGGGCGCTGTGGAGAGCGGCCGCAGCAGCGGACCCTCCGCGCCCCGGTACACCGGGCAGTCCGAGCCCATCAGGCGGCATACCCGGCGGGCGTTTTCAAAGGTGTGGTGCAGCTCCACGTTGCCGGCCACGGCGGAAATGCCCGCGATCCTCAGCTGCGGCAGCCGGTTGGCCATCAGCAGGGCCGCCGCGTCGTCCACTCCTGCGTCACAGTCAATCCAGACGGGAATACGCTCCATCCTGCCCGTACCTCCTTGAATCAATCAGATGGGAATGCCGCGGCCGCACAGGCCCTGGAGCCCGAATCCGGGACGGCGATACGCATTTAGTATATCCTGCTTTTGAATCGGTGTCAATTTCAGCGCCGGCGATCTATTTCGGCAAAACCGGTTTCACGCCTTCCCGCCGGGGAAGAAAGGGCGGCCCGCAATGCTCCCGCTTGACGGCTGCGGCAAAAAAGCGGTATCATGGGAAAAAGGCCTCCGGCGCTCCGCCGGTGGCCCCCTGAGCGCGCTTTGGGAGCATCCGGAGAAAGAGGGGGCGGCGGGAGAGCGCCGCGGGCCGGACGGGCGCGGACGCGAAAAAGAAAGGAAGCAATCATGGAAGAGTATCTTTTTGTCATCGACTATCAGAACGACTTTGTGGACGGCGCTTTGGGCTTCCCCGGCGCTGAGACGCTGGACGGTCCCATTGCCCGGCGGGTGCGCCAGTATGGCCCGGGCCGTGTCTTTTTCACACGGGACACCCATGGACCGGACTACCTCTCCACGCGGGAGGGCCGCCATCTGCCTGCCGTGCACTGTGTGAAGGGCACCGCCGGCTGGGAACTGTTCGGCGAAACTGCCGTTGCCATAGATGAGGTGGGCGCCAGGGGGATTGACAAGGCCGCTTTCGGCATCGACGTCACGGACCCGGCTGTGGCGGCCGTGCTGCCGGAACGGGCCGACCGGATCGAGCTGTGCGGCCTGGTGTCCAATATCTGCGTCATCAGCAATGCCGCGGTGCTGCAAAGCCGCTACCCCCAGGCCCAGATCGTGGTGGATGCCAGGCTGACGGGCAGCTTTGACCCGGCGCTGAATGAAAAGACGCTGGATGTGCTCCGGGGGCTTCAGGTGGAGATTTTGGGCCGCTGAGCGGGACAAAAGAGCGCCCGACTCAAAAAAACAGGGCCTCCCCGTCCGGCGGGAGAAGCGATGTGAAATCCGCCGCCATGGAGGCGGGCTGGTAAATAGAGGAGGAAACGAGATGAAGCAGGCTCTTTTTGTGGATTGCTGCGTCCGGGAGGAGCAGTCCAGGACCCGGAAGATGGCAGACGCCTTTTTTGCCGCGCTGCCGGATACGTATGAGGTGACGCGGCTGGATTTGATGCATGAGGGGCTTGGACCCCTTGTCGGCGAGTACTTTTGGGAGCGGGAGCGGCTGATCCGGTCCGGAGAGCTGTCCCACGACCGGTTCCGCTATGCCCGCCAGCTGGCTCAGGCGAACCTGGTGGTGTTTGCCGCGCCCTTTTGGGATCTGGGATTTCCCGCGCTGCTGAAGATTTACATTGAACAGGTCTGCGTGGACGGCATCACCTTTGGCTACGACGCCCAGGGGCTCCACGGGCTGTGCCGGGCGGAGCACTGTGTGTTCCTCACCACCCGGGGCGGGTGCTACGACGCCCAGCCGGAGCTGGAGCAGGGCAGCCGGTACCTGGACGCGCTGCACACATTTTTTGGATTCGGCGGCTACACCTGCGTGGCGGCGGACGGGCTGGATATCGAGGGCGCGGACGCGTCCGCGGTGCTGGAGAGGGCCTGCCGCCAGGCAAAGGAGCTGGCAATGACGCTGTAGATTCCCTGTGGAATCAGGATGACTGTGTGGAAAGGAGGCTTTCAGAAGCCTCCTTTCCGCATATCCCGGCCGGTTGACGCATAGATATGAGCAACACCAGTCGGGGAGTGTTGTCATTGAAGGGAAACATGGAGGAGCGGGCCGAGCGCCTCGCTCAATACATCATAGAGAATCGGGCGACGGTCCGCGCCGCCGCCCAGAAATTCGGTATTTCCAAGTCCACTGTACATAAGGACATCAGCGAACGGCTCCCGCTCTATAACCGGAGCCTGTTCCTTCAGGTCAAGGAGGTTCTGGAGGTCAATAAGGCCCAGCGCCACATCCGGGGCGGAATGGCAACCCGAAAAAAATACAAAGGAGCCTGAACCGACCTCCGCTTGGCTGCATAAGCTGAGAACAGAATCAGAAAACGGAGGGATTGCCATGCAAAACCGCTGCCACCGCCAACGCCAGGCCGCCGAGCCCCCGGCTGCTCCGCCTCCTGCGCCCATTGTCCCCCTTCGGGCGGAGGAGCCGCCTGTCCGCCGCTGGCCCCATCCGATCCAGCCGGACCTGCCGCAGCCGGATCTCCACTACGTATGCTGTACCCTGGCCTATCAGAACCAGCTGCTGGCCGACATCAAGGCGCTGCTGGAAACCATTGCCCAGGATACATCGGAAAACTGTAAATAGCGGAAAAAGAAACAAGGAGTCCTCCTTGTTTCTTTTTTGTAATGATTTATTACACTTTTTCTCTTGTGCTTTGGCGGAGAAGTTTGTATAATAAATTGTATTATGTAAATCTTTGGGCCGGGCTGTCCCGGCGCCGGAAGTTCGCAAAAAAGAGGACAAGAGTATGGCAAAGAGAGTAAAGAAAAAAAGACATCCCGGCCGGGTGCTGCTGATTTTGATTTTTGTGGCCGCCGGGCTGGTGGCGGCGGCCAAGTGCCTCATCCGTCCGCCGGAGCTGAACCCTGTGGGCCCCGATGGGTCGGCGTCCTCCGGCTCCGCCCAGACCTCCGCATCCTCCGGCTCCGCCGGCGGGGCGGACACCCTGGCCAGAAAACCCAACTTTTATACCATCCTGGTCAGCGGCGAGGACGATGAAAACGGCGGCAGCGATACCAACATTCTGGTGGCGGTGGACGCGGAAAACGGTGCGATCCAGTGCGTCAGCATCCCCCGGGACAGCGGCGCCTACATCAAGGGCAAGACCCGCAAAATCAACTACGCCTATAATGCCGGCGGAACGGAGCTGCTGCGGGAGACGGTGAGCGACCTGCTGGGCATCCCGGTGGACTTCTATGTGGCTGTGGATCTGCGGGGCTTTGTCAAGCTTGTGGATGCCATCGGCGGCGTGGACTTTGAGGTGCCCATCAACATGAACTACGACGATCCTCTCCAGGACCTCCATATCCATCTGAACAAGGGCATGCAGCATCTGGATGGGAAAAAGGCCATGGGTGTGGTGCGCTTCCGCCACAACAACGACGGCACCGGCTACGGGACCGAGGACCTGGGCCGCATTGGAACCCAGCAGGCCTTTTTGAAGGCGGTGGCCAAGCAGGTGCTCCAGCCGGCCAACCTCGCCAAGATCGGCACCATGGCGCAGATTTTCCAGGATTATGTCGACACCGATCTTTCAGTGGGAAACCTGGCCTGGCTGGGCCAGGAGGCCTTTGACATCGGAACGGACAACATCGGCTTTTCCACCCTGGAGGGCGTCTGGAACGACCGACGCGCGCTCTATCTGGTGGACCCGGAGGCTGCCCTCACCCTGGTGAACGAACACTTTAACCCCTATGTGGAGCCCCGCACGGCCGCGGATCTGAACATCCCCACCTGAGGGACCAAAAAAGAAGGAGGAGCTGAATGAAACGGCGTCTTTTGGCCCTGCTGCTCTGCGCCGCGCTGCTTTGTACCGGTACGGCGCTGGCCGCGGAGGACAGCATGGAGAACTTCACCCGGGTGAAGACCTATACCCGCCAGTTCTCCGATCTTGCCCCCGCCTCGGCCCACTATAAAAGCGTGGCGGCCCTCTATGAGTACGGCCTGACGGTGGGCAAAGGGAACGGAACCTTCGGCGTGCAGGACTCCCTGAGCGTCGGGGAGGCCGTGGTCTTTGCCGGACGCATCCGGAGCCTCTACCGCACCGGAGACGCGGAAGCCGGGGCGAATGGGTACCGCTCCGCTGCGGGGACCCTTGAAGAGCCCTACCGGACCTACGTGCCCTATCTTTCATATCTCCAGGCGGAGGCGGTTCTGGGCTCGGAGCTGGAAGGCGTGTTGGACAAGGCCGCCACCCGGGCGCAGATGGCCCATGTGCTGGCCCATGTGCTGCCGGACTCCGCCCTGCCGTCCATCAACGACCAGGCGGTGACGGAAGGGTATGCCACCGGCCGCTACATCACCGATGTGACGGAGTATACCCCTTATCAGCCCGATATCCTCAAGCTCTATAAGTGCGGAATCCTCCAGGGCAGCGGAAGCACCGGAACGTTCCGGCCGGCGTCTAACATCACCCGGGGTGAGGCCGCCTCCATGCTCAGCCGTATGGTGGACGAGTCGCTGCGGCTCCAATTGGATTGGTCGGCGGCCCCGGACTACAGCGCCGTGGGCACCACCATGGCGGACCTGGTGCCCACGGCCCAGTTCGTGGCCAATCCAGCCTCCGCCGCCGAAATCCGGGGCAACGTCCGCTCCATGCTTGCAAGCGGGCAGCGCACCATGAGCCTCCAGTATCCCGGCAACTCCCTGACCGCCTCCTTTGTCAACAACCTGCTCAACTCCGCCCTGACCAATGTGAAGTCCTACTGCGAGCAGATGTACAACACGGTCAGCTGCACCTATGACCTGGCCAAAGGCACGGTCAAGCTGAACTTTTCCGCGGCCAGCTCTACGGCGTCCCAGCTGAGCTCCTACCGGAGCTTTTCCATGGACCGGGCCATCGAGGTTCACGACCAGCTGTGGGAGTCCGGAGAGATCACGGCGGACATGACGGAGTATGACAAGGCCAGGGTATACTATGCTTGGGTCTGCGAAAACTGCTATTATGACCAGGGAGCCTCGGACCTCTCCCTCAGCCACCTGGCCTACAGCGTGTTTGCTTATGGCAAGGCGGTCTGCGACGGCTATACAGGGGCCTACAACCTGCTTTTGAAGCTGGAGGGCATCCAGTGCTACGGCCTTTCCAACGCCGACCACATCTGGACGGTGGCGAATCTGGACGGCACGGACTATCACATTGACACCACCTGGGGCGACAGCGGAGCAAAAACGGACTATGCGTATTTCGGCATGACCTCCGCCCAGTCCTGGGCCGCCCACCCGTGGTAAGAGTAAATTGAGGTGAACCA
This window of the Dysosmobacter acutus genome carries:
- a CDS encoding glutamine synthetase III, with product MSKTTQIPELFGSMVFNEEVMRQRLSPASYKAWRKCIDEGTALDLTIANDIAEAMKQWATEKGATHFTHWFQPMTGYTAEKHDSFITPVEGGGKVVMEFSGKELVRGEPDASSFPSGGLRATFEARGYTAWDPTSFAFIKGTSLYIPTVFCSYSGEVLDKKAPLLRSMDEVSRQAIRILRLFGDTETRRVTPQVGPEQEYFLLDKQAFLKREDLRLCGRTLFGAKPPKGQELDDHYFGAIRPRVAAYMRDLDEELWKVGVLSKTKHNEVAPSQHEMAPIYSDANTACDHNQLAMDLMKEVADRHDLVCLLHEKPFAGVNGSGKHDNWSLATDTGKNLFKPGKTPSQNAQFLLFLAAFIKGVDEYQKLLRCTVAFAGNDHRLGAQEAPPAVISIFLGDELGAVVDAIISGREYTDAGKKTLEIGVDVLPSIPMDNTDRNRTSPLAFTGNKFEFRMLGSTQSIAGPNIALNTIMAEELSQFADRLESSDDFQGDLQKLIRETLTDHRRIIFNGNGYEDAWIEEAERRGLANLKTTAEALPHYTDPENVALFTRHGVFTAQEMAARQEIHMENYCTVLSIEATTMVDMLRHEILPSVSDYGAVLCNRLHTLKEAGLPCRYEQSIAVRVTEKTDALADITEELEAALAQAPSGSTEEQMHYYHDVIFGLMGRARALADEMEQITDRDYWPFPTYSTLLFSV
- a CDS encoding nucleoside hydrolase, yielding MERIPVWIDCDAGVDDAAALLMANRLPQLRIAGISAVAGNVELHHTFENARRVCRLMGSDCPVYRGAEGPLLRPLSTAPYVHGENGLGGVELPPSPLPEETLPAWDALYDAARAEGGRLQVIAIGPLTNLAIALKRHPDLKDLVERIAIMGGAAQGGNVTPCAEFNIFVDPHAAQTVFQSGIPIVMCGLDVTLEAYLSPEEVEELGRAGTPVCRFFQQSTRLAMAFNERVSKPGLCLHDVCPVLYLTHPKLFSGKEAGVYVETGDSAAMGKTITDLWSSKRSAQHNAFVVLGVDRPRFVEIVRSILLSY
- a CDS encoding cysteine hydrolase family protein, translating into MEEYLFVIDYQNDFVDGALGFPGAETLDGPIARRVRQYGPGRVFFTRDTHGPDYLSTREGRHLPAVHCVKGTAGWELFGETAVAIDEVGARGIDKAAFGIDVTDPAVAAVLPERADRIELCGLVSNICVISNAAVLQSRYPQAQIVVDARLTGSFDPALNEKTLDVLRGLQVEILGR
- a CDS encoding NAD(P)H-dependent oxidoreductase, yielding MKQALFVDCCVREEQSRTRKMADAFFAALPDTYEVTRLDLMHEGLGPLVGEYFWERERLIRSGELSHDRFRYARQLAQANLVVFAAPFWDLGFPALLKIYIEQVCVDGITFGYDAQGLHGLCRAEHCVFLTTRGGCYDAQPELEQGSRYLDALHTFFGFGGYTCVAADGLDIEGADASAVLERACRQAKELAMTL
- a CDS encoding sporulation transcriptional regulator SpoIIID; this translates as MKGNMEERAERLAQYIIENRATVRAAAQKFGISKSTVHKDISERLPLYNRSLFLQVKEVLEVNKAQRHIRGGMATRKKYKGA
- a CDS encoding LCP family protein, which gives rise to MAKRVKKKRHPGRVLLILIFVAAGLVAAAKCLIRPPELNPVGPDGSASSGSAQTSASSGSAGGADTLARKPNFYTILVSGEDDENGGSDTNILVAVDAENGAIQCVSIPRDSGAYIKGKTRKINYAYNAGGTELLRETVSDLLGIPVDFYVAVDLRGFVKLVDAIGGVDFEVPINMNYDDPLQDLHIHLNKGMQHLDGKKAMGVVRFRHNNDGTGYGTEDLGRIGTQQAFLKAVAKQVLQPANLAKIGTMAQIFQDYVDTDLSVGNLAWLGQEAFDIGTDNIGFSTLEGVWNDRRALYLVDPEAALTLVNEHFNPYVEPRTAADLNIPT
- a CDS encoding S-layer homology domain-containing protein translates to MKRRLLALLLCAALLCTGTALAAEDSMENFTRVKTYTRQFSDLAPASAHYKSVAALYEYGLTVGKGNGTFGVQDSLSVGEAVVFAGRIRSLYRTGDAEAGANGYRSAAGTLEEPYRTYVPYLSYLQAEAVLGSELEGVLDKAATRAQMAHVLAHVLPDSALPSINDQAVTEGYATGRYITDVTEYTPYQPDILKLYKCGILQGSGSTGTFRPASNITRGEAASMLSRMVDESLRLQLDWSAAPDYSAVGTTMADLVPTAQFVANPASAAEIRGNVRSMLASGQRTMSLQYPGNSLTASFVNNLLNSALTNVKSYCEQMYNTVSCTYDLAKGTVKLNFSAASSTASQLSSYRSFSMDRAIEVHDQLWESGEITADMTEYDKARVYYAWVCENCYYDQGASDLSLSHLAYSVFAYGKAVCDGYTGAYNLLLKLEGIQCYGLSNADHIWTVANLDGTDYHIDTTWGDSGAKTDYAYFGMTSAQSWAAHPW